GTTATAATGATTATGTAAATAATTTAGTTCTTTGCTATGAGAACAGAGAGACCAATCACCACCTTGGCCTATCCATCGCCAGAGCAGCTGGTTGACGAAAAAAGAGAGATTCTAGATGAACTCTATCGCAGAAAGAATGAAAAGGAAGAGGTGCAAGGCATCATCGATTGTCTCCCCGTAACCACGAGCGACAGAGAGCGCATTCTTTCACTCCAGGCGGAGCTAGCAAGAATTGACGCTGAAATAGTCGCTCTTCAGAACCGATTGAGAGAAGTTGGTGACTAAATGGCACGAATGGAATTTGCCGGACTAAAAGAGTTGATGGGCGGGCCTAAAATTAAGACAGGTCTCATTTCCATCAATGAGAATGAGCTTTATTGTATTCAATAAGGCTTTTTTGTTTTGTCGAAAGAAGGACAAAAGGAAAATGTGGTTTTACGTTTTCTTGAAGCGACTACAAAACACAGGGCATGGCCCTGTCTATTCTTTATGACTTTTGTTTCCTTGCCAACTTAAAATTAGTTAGTATAATATATCTATCAATATGTTAAACCAGGAACAAATAAAGCATTTGGCTAAATTGGCGCGGCTCGACTTGACCGAGGCCGAATTATTGAAATATCAAAAACAAATTTCTGATGTTTTAGAATTTGTTGGCCAATTACAGAAGATTGACGCGGCCAATTCAAAAGAGAGGCTAGTCAAAAATATTGCGCCCTTACGCGAAGATATTGGTGAAATTCGTTCCGACGAAGATCAAGAAAACCTATTAAACCAAGCGTCGCTAAGGGAGGGAAAATTCATTAAAACTAAGGGCGTTTTTGAATAAATATGCCCAGTAACAAAACTTCACCAGTCCGCTGAAGCGGACTGAAAGTTATGTTATGTGAGGCAAATAACCATCGAGATTATCTATATTAGATATATTTTAGATATTTTAAGATGCCGAATCGCTATATTTACAAAAATAATAATTATCTAATTTTACTACTTAATTAATTTAAATTAATGCTGATTGTTAAATCGGCATCTTAAGTGAAGTTATTGTTACTGGGTATGCTTAATAATCTAAGTATCAGCCAAGTTCATCAAGGCTTAAAGAATAAAGAATTTTCGGCTAAAAATTTAGTCGAAGATTATTTCAAAATTATTAAAGAAAAAGATGGAGAAATAAACAGCTTTATTACCTTAATGGAGAAAGAAGCTTTGGGACAAGCAAAAATAGTCGATCAAAAAATAAAACAAAAAAAATTTGGTAATAATTTACTGGAGGGAATTCCTTTAGTGATAAAAGACAATATTTTAATTAAGGGTGTTTTATGCACGGCCGCTTCAAAAATTTTAGCCAACTATCGGGCTACTTATGATGCGACAGTCATAAAAAAATTAAAAGAAATTAATTCAATTTTTTTGGGCAAAACCAATTTAGATGAATTTGCTATGGGCGCTTCGAGCGAAACTTCTTATTTTGGTCCGGTTAAAAATCCGCATAATCTATCCTGTGTGTCGGGTGGAAGTTCGGGCGGATCGGCCGCAGCCGTAGCCTCGGGAATGTGCTTGGGGGCGCTTGGTTCGGATACGGGCGGGTCTATTCGCCAGCCGGCTAGTTTTTGCGGCGTGGTCGGGCTAAAGCCGACTTATGGTCGCGTGTCACGTTATGGATTAATTGCTATGGCTTCTTCTTTAGACCAGATCGGTGCTTTAGCAAAAACAGTTGAAGACGCGTCTATTATTTTAAAGGGCATTGAAGGTGGCGATGCCAAAGATTCAACCAGCCGAACTCCTAATTTTCCGATAGAGCTGCCAAAAAATATTGACTGGCGTAATATAAAAGTTGGTTTGCCGAAAGAATTTTTTTCTCATGGTCTTGATCCGCAAATCAAAAAACTCATTGATAATTTAATAAAAAAAATATCTGATGCCGGTGCCAAAATAATTGAAGTAAGCTTACGCAACTTAGACTACGCTTTAGCGTCTTATTATATTTTAATGCCGGCCGAAGTTTCGGCTAATTTGGCTCGCTATGATGGCATTCGTTATGGCCACTGCGAACAAAAAGAAAGCTTATTAGAAGTTTATTTAAAGTCGCGCACCAATGGTTTTGGCGATGAAGCCCGAAGAAGAATTATTTTAGGCACCTTTGTTCTTTCGGCCGGTTATTATGAGGCCTATTATCATAAGGCCCAACAGGTCAGAGAGCTGATTACTGGGGATTTCGAAAAGATTTTTAAAGAAGTTGACTGCCTCATCACGCCGACTACTCCAACGACCGCCTTTAAAATAGGCGAAAAAATAGACAATCCTTTGGCTATGTATTTATCAGATATTTATACGGTTCCGGTTAATTTAGCTGGGCTGCCGGCTATTTCTTTGCCAATCGGCCAGGTGGATCGGCTGCCCGTTGGACTGCAGATTATCGGAGATCATTTTGAAGAAAATAAAATTTTAGATATTGCCAAAACCATAGAAAGCATGCTATTATAATTTGACATATATTTTAAATGTGTTTTAATATTTTTATTAATTAAATTTAATCTATTAATCAAATTTTTATGGAAGAAATACAAATGCAACCAACGCCATCTCCAAAAAAGAAACTTTGTTTTTTTCGGTCAACTAAATGTTCCTTTTGGACCGGACTAGTAGTTGGCATATTAGTTTTAGCGATAGTCTTTACTATTGCCATACTTACACACGCGATTAGTTTTAAATTCAATAAAGCTGCTGCGCCGAAAACAGAAGACCAGCAACAACAGGCGACCGGCATGGAAGCTAACGTCGTTGGTCAGGCTGGAACGTTCTTAGAGGTTAATGAGCCGGTTTGTAAAGAAAATGGCAAGGTGGCTATTTATGCGTTTTCAACCAGCTGGTGTCCTCACTGCCAATGGGCTAAGCCGATGTTTGAAAAGGTGGCCAAAGAATACATAGCTAAGGGTAAAATTGTAGCTCATAATTGGGAGCTAGATACCAATGACGACACTTTAACTACTGCCAAGGAAACGTCGATCCCAGCCGATGCGACTGCGCTTTACGAAAAGTATAACCCGCAAGGATCTATCCCGACCTTTATTTTTGGCTGCAAGTATTATCGTATTGGTACTGGTAACGAGAGAAGCGGCGATACGGCTGCCGAAGAAAAAGAGTTCAGAGATCTTATCGATAAATTATTGTTAGAAAAGTAAAGGATATTAAATTTTTTGTTGCCTCTCGCTCGTTTGACAATAAATTAAATAGAAAAATTTACTTTTTTCATGTCCGAATTAGTAAAAATTTTTCATAATTATCGACCCCAGCCGATTTTAGTTCAGTTGGGGCCGATTTTTATTTATTTTTATGGGGTTTTAATAGTTTTTGCTATTATTTTTGGTTTTTATTTGACCTGGAAACTAATTAAAAAGTATCGGATTAACATCAGCTTTGATGAATTAGTTAATTTAACTATTTATTTAATTATTTTTGGCCTGATCGGCGCTAGGCTCTATCATGTATTAACCGAAATTAATTATTATATCGCGAAGCCCTGGGAGATTTTTTATTTTTGGCAGGGGGGATTGGGAATTTTTGGCGCGCTGATAGCTAATTTTATTTTTCTATTTTTTTACGGACGGAAAAGGGGTTATTCCCTTTGGTTTATATTAGACCTTCTGGCGCCGGCGTTATTATTGGGAGAGGCGATTGGCCGTTTCGGTAATTGGTTTAATCAAGAAAATTTTGGCTACCCGACTTCATTGGCCTGGGGCATTCCTATTGAATTAATTTATCGGCCGATACAATATGTTTCTTTCGAGTATTTTCATCCGACCTTTTTTTATCAATTTATTTGGAATATTTTTGTCTTAATATTTTTAATATTTATTATTAAAAAAATAAAGATGGGCCGCGGTTTAATCTTTGGTTGGTATCTTGTTTTATACTCACTTGGCCGTTTTATAATAGAATTTTTGCGCGTTAATTATCAACCGATGATTTTAGATTTACGGCTTGCTCAATTGGTTTGTTTGTTGCTTTTCGCGTCGGGGCTTTATTTGATTTTTTTTAGAAAAACAAGGAAATTATCAACAATTAATTAACATTTTTTCCCCCCAAAAGTTTGTTTTTTGAAAGCGATTAACTATACTTACTAAGTGCTTTTTAATTAGTAAGTATAAGGGGCATTAAACCCCTTGTTGCCAGCGCTCACTCGGAAAAGAAAAAATAATTTTTTTCTTTTTACTTGCTCGCTTGCCAATAAAATATTATGTTAGACAAAGATAAGTTGTGGCAGTCAGTGTTGGCCGAACTGGAAATAGTTTTGCCGCGAGCCAGCTTTTTAACTTGGCTACAAAACACAAAAATAATGTTTTTAGACGAGGAGGTGGGAGAAATAATTGTCGGCGTTTCGAATAATTTCACTAAAGAATGGCTGGAAAAAAAGTATCATAAAATAATTTTGAATATTGTTCAAAATTTAACCGATCATAAAATAAAAAAAATAAAATATCAGGTTGAATCTGCCGGCGTGCCGATAAAAACTCCGACTGTCGATATCAAAAGAATTATTATTTCCACTAAAGAGGAACCGGAAGAAAAAAATGGCGTTGGCTTCAACTCGCGCTACACTTTCGACAATTTTGTGGTTGGCAAAAGTAATGAATTGGCTTATGCAGCTTCCCTGGCTTCCGCCGAAACGCCGGGTAAAAAATATAATCCTTTATTTATTTATGGGGGTGTTGGTTTGGGCAAGACCCATTTACTTCAAGCCATCGGCCATACCATTTTAAAAAAGAATCCTCGCGCGAAAATCCTTTACACCAATGCAGAAAAGTTTACTAATGAATTTGTTAATGCTTTGCGCAACAAAACTATCGACAAATTCAAAAATACCTATCGACAGATGGATTTGCTTTTGGTTGACGATGTGCAGTTTATGGCCGGCAAAGAGGGTACGCAAGAGGAGTTTTTTCATACTTTTAACGATTTATATCAGCACGATAAGCAGATAGTTTTAACTTCTGATCGTTTGCCTAAGGCTATTCCGGCCCTAGAGGAAAGGTTGGTTTCTCGGTTTAATAGCGGATTAATCGCCGATATTTCTTCACCTGATCTAGAAACTAGAATTGCTATTTTAAAAAGCAAGGCCATGGAAAAACGATATAATATTGATCCGGAATTAATTCAATACTTGGCGGTTCATATTCAGAAGAATGTGCGAGAGCTCGAAGGCGCTTTGGCAAAAGTTATGGCTTATCATGAGCTTAATAAAACTGCGCCGACTTTAGAATCGGTCAAACAAATTGTGAGTGGACTAAGCCACCAAAATAAAAAATCACTCATTACCATTAAAGATATTATTAACGCGACGGCAGATTTTTATGGGATCAAAGTCTCTGATTTAGTTGGTACGTCGCGCCGTCGAGAATTAGTTAATCCCCGACAGGTGGCTATGTTTTTAATGAGAGAAGAATTAAACTCCTCGTTTCCTTTGATTGGTCAAGAAATGGGAGGAAGAGATCACACTACGGCTATTCATTCGTACAATAAAGTGAAAAGGGAAGTAGAAAATGAAAAGCGCATTAAGCAAGAAGTTGATTATATTAAGCAAAGATTATACGCGCAATAATTTGTATGCCCAGTAACAAAACTTCACAGGTGTTCTTCACTTATGTGCTTCGTAGCCTAAAAGATGATTATGCCTACGTAGGCTATACCGATAATCTAAAGAAACGTTTAGAAGAACACCAGAAGGGCAAAAGTTTTGCTACCAGGCTTAGACGCCCATTTAAGTTAATCTATTTTGAGGCATGCTTGAATGAACAAGATGCCAAACAAAGAGAAAAATATTTAAAAACTACCAATGGTCGACGATTTTTAATTAAAAGATTAAAACACTATCGTGCCAAAACAGTTTGGCATCTTTGGTGAAGTTATTGTTACTGGGTATGTCTATTTTTAAATCAAACTCCAAGCCAACCTTGGCCAGCGACGAAACAGCAGAAAAGCTTCAGAACCGGCTGGAAGATATTCAGGGCAAAGAACTTGAAGAGCAAACTAACCAACGGGCCTTTACTCTAGGATTGCCTTATATTAATTTAACCGCCTTCCCAATAGCGCCCGAAGCGTTAGCTTTAGTTTCCGAAGAAGACGCTAAGCAATATCACATTATTTGTTTTTATAAAAATGATCGCGAAGCTAAATTGGCCACCATTGATCCCGAAAGCCACTCTATGGCTGAATTTCGCGCTAATTTTGGCCACGCTCATGATCTTAAAACTGAGCTATATTTAATTTCATCGCTCAGCTTTAATCATGCTTATAAATTATATGCTGCTTTACCCAAGGTCAGCAAAATAATTCAGGGCGTTGAGATTAAAGAAGAAGATTTGAAAAAATTTCAAGCGCAGATTTCTAATTTTTCCGACTTAAATCAGCAAATTCAAAAAGTTTCTATTTCTGATTTATTAACCCTGCTTATTGCCAGCGCCATTCAATCGCGGAGTTCTGATGTCCACATTGAAGCCGAAG
This window of the Patescibacteria group bacterium genome carries:
- the gatC gene encoding Asp-tRNA(Asn)/Glu-tRNA(Gln) amidotransferase subunit GatC: MLNQEQIKHLAKLARLDLTEAELLKYQKQISDVLEFVGQLQKIDAANSKERLVKNIAPLREDIGEIRSDEDQENLLNQASLREGKFIKTKGVFE
- the gatA gene encoding Asp-tRNA(Asn)/Glu-tRNA(Gln) amidotransferase subunit GatA yields the protein MLNNLSISQVHQGLKNKEFSAKNLVEDYFKIIKEKDGEINSFITLMEKEALGQAKIVDQKIKQKKFGNNLLEGIPLVIKDNILIKGVLCTAASKILANYRATYDATVIKKLKEINSIFLGKTNLDEFAMGASSETSYFGPVKNPHNLSCVSGGSSGGSAAAVASGMCLGALGSDTGGSIRQPASFCGVVGLKPTYGRVSRYGLIAMASSLDQIGALAKTVEDASIILKGIEGGDAKDSTSRTPNFPIELPKNIDWRNIKVGLPKEFFSHGLDPQIKKLIDNLIKKISDAGAKIIEVSLRNLDYALASYYILMPAEVSANLARYDGIRYGHCEQKESLLEVYLKSRTNGFGDEARRRIILGTFVLSAGYYEAYYHKAQQVRELITGDFEKIFKEVDCLITPTTPTTAFKIGEKIDNPLAMYLSDIYTVPVNLAGLPAISLPIGQVDRLPVGLQIIGDHFEENKILDIAKTIESMLL
- a CDS encoding thioredoxin family protein, with the translated sequence MEEIQMQPTPSPKKKLCFFRSTKCSFWTGLVVGILVLAIVFTIAILTHAISFKFNKAAAPKTEDQQQQATGMEANVVGQAGTFLEVNEPVCKENGKVAIYAFSTSWCPHCQWAKPMFEKVAKEYIAKGKIVAHNWELDTNDDTLTTAKETSIPADATALYEKYNPQGSIPTFIFGCKYYRIGTGNERSGDTAAEEKEFRDLIDKLLLEK
- the lgt gene encoding prolipoprotein diacylglyceryl transferase; amino-acid sequence: MSELVKIFHNYRPQPILVQLGPIFIYFYGVLIVFAIIFGFYLTWKLIKKYRINISFDELVNLTIYLIIFGLIGARLYHVLTEINYYIAKPWEIFYFWQGGLGIFGALIANFIFLFFYGRKRGYSLWFILDLLAPALLLGEAIGRFGNWFNQENFGYPTSLAWGIPIELIYRPIQYVSFEYFHPTFFYQFIWNIFVLIFLIFIIKKIKMGRGLIFGWYLVLYSLGRFIIEFLRVNYQPMILDLRLAQLVCLLLFASGLYLIFFRKTRKLSTIN
- the dnaA gene encoding chromosomal replication initiator protein DnaA, encoding MLDKDKLWQSVLAELEIVLPRASFLTWLQNTKIMFLDEEVGEIIVGVSNNFTKEWLEKKYHKIILNIVQNLTDHKIKKIKYQVESAGVPIKTPTVDIKRIIISTKEEPEEKNGVGFNSRYTFDNFVVGKSNELAYAASLASAETPGKKYNPLFIYGGVGLGKTHLLQAIGHTILKKNPRAKILYTNAEKFTNEFVNALRNKTIDKFKNTYRQMDLLLVDDVQFMAGKEGTQEEFFHTFNDLYQHDKQIVLTSDRLPKAIPALEERLVSRFNSGLIADISSPDLETRIAILKSKAMEKRYNIDPELIQYLAVHIQKNVRELEGALAKVMAYHELNKTAPTLESVKQIVSGLSHQNKKSLITIKDIINATADFYGIKVSDLVGTSRRRELVNPRQVAMFLMREELNSSFPLIGQEMGGRDHTTAIHSYNKVKREVENEKRIKQEVDYIKQRLYAQ
- a CDS encoding GIY-YIG nuclease family protein yields the protein MPSNKTSQVFFTYVLRSLKDDYAYVGYTDNLKKRLEEHQKGKSFATRLRRPFKLIYFEACLNEQDAKQREKYLKTTNGRRFLIKRLKHYRAKTVWHLW